A single region of the Vibrio cyclitrophicus genome encodes:
- a CDS encoding TRAP transporter substrate-binding protein, with product MSLISNSLTRVFKNVAVTAAACLALVATGATAADKVYRLKLAETWGPNFPVFGDATKNMAAMAEKMSNGRLQIRIDSANKHKAPLGVFDMVKSGQYDMGHSGSYYWKGKVPNTLYFTSMPFGMTPAEQYAWFYHGGGMELMEQVYSPHNLMSFPGGNTDIQMGGWFQKEINSVEDLQGLKMRIPGFAGEILAELGAKPTNIAPGELYTSLERRTIDALEWVGPSLDLRMGFHKIAPYYYTGWHEPGSELQFLVNKRTWNKLPEDLQEILRVAMRTAAYDMYTQATHESGKNWVSMKTEYPDVQVKDFPPEVMSALKEANDRLLAAHAEKDELAKEIQASQASYLEQVRSWTDISHRAYLNSQAK from the coding sequence ATGAGTCTCATCTCTAACTCCCTCACACGAGTTTTTAAAAACGTTGCAGTAACTGCTGCAGCTTGTTTAGCTTTAGTCGCTACTGGTGCTACAGCCGCGGATAAGGTTTACCGTTTAAAACTTGCGGAAACTTGGGGACCTAACTTCCCAGTTTTCGGTGATGCAACCAAAAACATGGCGGCGATGGCTGAGAAGATGTCGAACGGTCGACTGCAAATCAGAATCGATTCAGCAAACAAACACAAAGCCCCTCTTGGCGTTTTTGACATGGTTAAGTCTGGTCAATACGACATGGGTCATTCAGGCTCTTACTACTGGAAAGGTAAAGTTCCAAACACTCTTTACTTCACTTCTATGCCTTTCGGTATGACGCCAGCAGAACAATACGCGTGGTTCTATCACGGTGGTGGTATGGAGTTGATGGAGCAGGTTTACTCTCCACATAACTTGATGTCTTTCCCGGGTGGTAACACGGATATCCAGATGGGCGGTTGGTTTCAAAAAGAGATCAACAGCGTTGAAGATCTACAAGGTCTGAAAATGCGCATCCCAGGCTTTGCGGGTGAGATTCTTGCGGAGCTAGGTGCTAAGCCTACGAACATTGCCCCGGGTGAGCTTTACACCTCTTTAGAGCGTCGCACGATCGATGCACTGGAGTGGGTTGGTCCATCACTTGATCTGCGTATGGGTTTCCATAAAATCGCGCCTTACTACTACACAGGTTGGCATGAGCCGGGTTCAGAGCTTCAATTCCTAGTAAACAAACGCACATGGAACAAGCTTCCGGAAGACCTACAAGAGATCTTGCGTGTTGCAATGCGCACTGCGGCTTACGATATGTACACACAAGCAACGCACGAAAGTGGTAAGAACTGGGTTTCAATGAAAACAGAATACCCAGATGTACAAGTTAAAGATTTCCCGCCTGAAGTAATGTCGGCACTGAAGGAAGCGAACGATCGCCTACTTGCTGCACATGCTGAGAAAGATGAGTTAGCAAAAGAGATCCAAGCTTCACAAGCAAGCTACCTAGAGCAAGTGCGCTCATGGACGGATATTTCACACAGAGCTTATTTAAATAGCCAAGCGAAATAG